A genomic stretch from Tribolium castaneum strain GA2 chromosome 6, icTriCast1.1, whole genome shotgun sequence includes:
- the LOC100142394 gene encoding E3 ubiquitin-protein ligase TRIM17 encodes MEPVPEFEELMLCGYCKQKFNDSDQSPKLLSCKHYFCLQCMRTNLNKGQELYCVYCWKRTEIGDLGPESLPTYAPVLCLTKNFSQMKLGPKPPDKPAKVISENCHTHAMPLALWCHTCCAPVCRACATTSDHSTHQIKSQNEAKEQLVAELQVDLASMNKMLSEIQRLAIQQREFLLKILEACVTLKTHVEADLTNNASHFELTETRDTLAKLRLNLSMAENLTEVHNLYSSVSVEKQRLQLRYQEMYLQCQLDDLIRNSTVIFDFQLLKQALSNIHNGEMAFPGNSRILPPSQQNPILFLANYCMSQLYSRHVLTKQTVNGSLDYHNHNTIPPVNYHPQHLVLTTPKNIYQENNLMMQSVIHSPQMRNPANMCPLYYFNIEVNGASVGRIVIEVRADVAPKMAKNFGLLTTGEAGMGYKGCQIFQCWEGESVITGDFELNNGRGGRSIFEDSYFLPDDTKLMAVRGTVGMRRTQKRHDNLGMVGSQFRIILQEMRGFTGIFGHVIEGLELVEKISTYGDTAGKPTKNILIAKCGKL; translated from the exons ATGGAACCGGTGCCCGAATTCGAGGAGCTGATGCTGTGCGGCTACTGCAAGCAGAAATTCAACGACTCCGACCAGAGCCCCAAACTGCTATCGTGCAAACACTACTTCTGCCTCCAATGCATGCGCACCAACCTGAACAAGGGCCAGGAGCTGTACTGCGTGTACTGCTGGAAGCGCACCGAAATCGGCGACCTGGGGCCCGAGTCGCTCCCGACCTACGCCCCCGTGCTCTGCCTCACGAAGAACTTCTCGCAGATGAAGCTGGGCCCCAAGCCCCCGGACAAACCCGCCAAAGTCATATCGGAGAATTGCCACACGCACGCCATGCCCCTGGCGCTCTGGTGCCACACGTGCTGCGCCCCCGTGTGCCGCGCCTGCGCCACCACCAGCGACCATTCCACCCACCAAATCAAATCGCAGAACGAAGCCAAGGAGCAGCTCGTCGCCGAGCTGCAGGTCGACCTCGCGTCGATGAATAAAATGCTCTCGGAGATCCAGAGGCTTGCGATACAACAGCGCGAATTCTTGCTGAAAATACTCGAAGCCTGCGTTACGCTAAAGACGCACGTCGAGGCCGATTTGACCAACAATGCGTCGCACTTTGAACTGACCGAAACCAGAGACACTTTAGCCAAACTACGACTGAACCTATCCATGGCTGAGAACCTAACCGAAGTCCACAACCTCTACTCGAGTGTCTCCGTCGAGAAACAAAGACTACAGTTACGGTACCAAGAAATGTACCTCCAATGCCAACTCGATGACTTGATCCGGAACTCGACCGTGATCTTCGATTTCCAACTACTCAAGCAGGCTTTGAGCAACATCCACAACGGCGAGATGGCATTCCCGGGGAACTCCCGAATCCTCCCGCCTTCGCAGCAAAACCCGATACTTTTCCTTGCAAACTATTGCATGTCCCAACTTTACTCGCGTCACGTTTTAACCAAACAAACCGTCAACGGAAGTCTCGATTACCACAACCATAATACCATCCCCCCTGTTAACTACCACCCCCAACATTTAGTCCTAACCACGCCGAAAAACATCTACCAGGAGAACAATCTAATGATGCAAAGCGTTATACACTCGCCACAAATGCGCAACCCAGCCAATATGTGCCCCCTTTACTACTTCAACATCGAGGTGAATGGGGCGTCCGTTGGCCGGATTGTTATCGAAGTGCGAGCGGATGTGGCACCGAAAATGGCCAAAAATTTCGGCCTATTGACGACAGGCGAGGCCGGAATGGGGTACAAAGGATGCCAGATTTTCCAATGTTGGGAGGGGGAGAGTGTGATAACGGGGGATTTTGAGCTGAATAATGGACGAGGGGGGCGTTCGATTTTCGAAGACTCTTATTTTTTGCCAGATGATACCAAGTTGATGGCCGTGAGGGGGACGGTGGGCATGAGGCGGACACAGAAACGACACGACAATTTAG GAATGGTGGGGTCGCAGTTCCGGATCATATTGCAGGAGATGCGGGGGTTCACTGGTATTTTCGGGCACGTGATCGAAGGCCTCGAATTGGTGGAAAAGATCAGTACGTATGGGGACACGGCCGGAAAACCGACCAAAAACATACTTATCGCAAAATGCGGCAAATTATAA